CCCGGCAGGACCCCGCCGCAGGCGCCGAGGCTTCCGCCGAACTGACCGTCACGCTCACCGTCCGGCGTCCCACCGATCAGGAACCGCCTCCGGTCGTCCGCAAGGGTGTCGTGCCGCGCGTCGTCTGCCACGACCTGCAGGACGCCCAGGATGCGCTGCGCGACGCCGGGTTCTACCTGCTGCTTCCCCGGGACGGCCTGGGGCAGGGACGGATCCCCCTGGTCGATCGCAACTGGATCGTCGTCGGGCAGTCCGCGCCGGCCGGCAGCACCCCAGAGCCCACCGAGAAGATCGAGCTGACCGTGGTCAAGTTCGGGGAGCCCACCGGGAACTCGAAGTGCCCGAGCTGAGCCGAGCACCGAGCTGGGCGCAGTGCCGCACCGCCGCGCGCTCCGTGTGGAGCACCGAGTACGCCCGGGAAGCCATCGACCTGGTACGGCCGCGTGGCCCCCTGGGGATCATCCGTAGCCGCGGACCGCTGCCTCTGATGCTCTACGTCGCCGCGCGGGACGGGCGTCTGGTGTGGAACGGCCCGGAATCGCTGGCGATCCTCCAGCCGCCGGGCGACATCGCCCTGCCGGCGGTGGGCGGTCTCCGACTCGGTGTGCTGAGACGGCTAGCCCGTGCCTGGGACATCACCCTATTCGCGGTGCCGCCCGCACTGATGCTGGTCGGTGCCGCTCTCGCCGCCCTGTGGCACGTCACCACCGCCGGGACGGGGTCACGCGCCGCGGTTCTGCTGCTCGCCGTCGGCGCGGTGGCGTACCTCAGCGTGCTCCTGACCTGCCTGGTCGTTACCGGCCTCGGCTGGTTCTATCGGGAGTTCGGCCGACCGACGCCGCCCGACGAACGGATCGCCGCGGAGCTGATGCCCGGCCAGCGGTGGACGTTGGTGTTCTGCCACCACGTCGACGACCGCCGGCCCCGGCTACTGCTGGAGCTCGCCCGGCAGCAGCTCGCCGACCTACTCCGCAGCGACGTCGAGGAGTACGGCCGCGACGTCGGGACGGAGATCCCACTACTGAACGTGACCGAGACGCTGGTCTGCCTCCAGCAAGGTGTGACGACGCAGTCGATGCGCGACGTGGTCGACGCGTGGACGGAGCAGGACCGGATCTTCGGTGCAAACGCCGGGGTCACCGTGAAGATGGCAGGGTATCCCGCCGCCCGCCCACCGAACCGGCTCGTCGACCGTGGCGGCTTCCTCTTCTGGTACCTCGCCGGGGAGGCGGTGGTGGTCACCGTGGCCGCCCGGCTCGTCGCCGACCAGGAACGCGCCGCCTGCGCCGCCCCCTGTACGACGCACCCGGTCGACTACGGACGCGCTCTGCACTGGCTCGGCAGCCGGCTCTTCTTCACCGACCCGTACGGCCTGACGCCGGCCACCCATCAGGCCTGGACGCTGGGGCTGCTGACCAGCCTCATGTCGTTGATGGGCGTCTTCGTCACCATCACCGCGGCGCAGCAGTACCTCCGGGTCCGCCGCACCCTCCAGCAGCGAATCGAGAGGAAGATCGCCATGGCCAATCGCCGTACCCGGACCCTCATCATCGTGGCGACCGACGAGGAGAACCAGGCCGTCTGCGAAGCGGCGCGGGAGGTCACCGGGTGCCAGCCGGAGCTCGACTTCCTTCCCCACCAGACGGTGCAGCGACTCGGGACCATCAGCCGTACCGAACTCATGCTCGTGCAGGTGCGACCCGGCAGCGTCGGACCGGGCTCGGCCGCCATCTCTGCCGCAGCCCTGGTCTCCCAGCTCGAGCCGCACTTCCTGATCCTCACCGGCATCTGCTACGGCCTGCGCCCCGACAGGCACGAGTTCGGCGACATCCTGGTCTGCGACCAGCTGCGGGCCATCGACCACCGCAAGGAGGCCGAGCCCGCCGGTCACCGGCCCGGCACACCGTTCGGCAGTGGGGCCGAAGCCGCCGCCGCGTTGGCGGAGACCCCCGCGCCGGCCGGATCGCGGACGGTGCTCATCCGGGGAGACGCGGTCACGCCGTCCACCACCCTCCTGAGTCGGTTCAGGGCCGTCGCGCAGACGTGGACGAGCGGCGGCCGGGTCCACTTCGGCCCAATGCTTTCCGCCAGCACCCTGGTCAGTGCCCGGTCGCTGCGTGACGAGCTGCACGAGCAGCAGCCGGAGGCGCTCGGTGGCGAGATGGAGGGCGCCGGGGTCTACGCCGCGGCGGCCCACGCGAAGGTCGACTGGATCCTCGTCAAGGCGATCTGCGACTGGGGCTTCGAGAAGGGCGACGACTTCCACGAGCGGGCAGCGCGCAACGCCGCGCGATTCGTCGTACGGGTCGCCGAGGAACGCGGCTTCGACCTGGCGCCGCCGCGTGGATCGATCTGACCGCGGAAAGCCCCGCACCACCACCGGAAAGGCCGACATACCGATGAGCACCCAGAACGACCGGGTCCGCGCCGGCGATCTGCCCCGGGAACAGGGCTACCCGGTCGTGGACTCCGCGGAACTCGAACCGGTCGTGCGACGCCCGTTCCGTCGTGCCCGCCGTTCCCTGCACGAGATTCCCCGGCAACCGCCGGGTACCGTCCTGGTCTTCCAACTCGGTGACGCCTACGAGGTGCTGCCCGACCCGGACCTGCGCCTGGACGCCGCCCTCGTGGTCGACGCCGTGGCCGTGGCGGTCGTCTCCACCAGGCACACCCTGCGCGAGGTCACCGCCTACCTGCCTAGCGCCGATCCCCGTACCTGCGTGGCGTTGCGGGCGCGCTTCCACTGCTGGGTCACCGATCCGCAGCTGGTGCTCGACGCCGGTTGCTGGGACGTCGAACCGTTCCTCACCGACCACCTGGTCGCCGACCGTCGACTGCGCTTCATCACGCAGGCCACCGATCCGCACACCGGCTGGCAGGTCTTCCACCGCAACTCGACCGCCCGGATCTTCGCCTACCACGACCTGCACCCGCTCGTCGTGCCCGGGCTGCGGACCCGGCTGGTCGACGTGGCGGTCGAACCACAGCGTCTCGCCACACCACCCCGGCCGCGCGACAGCACCCGTCCGGCCGACGTACCACCGGTCCCCGATGACGGTGGTGCGGGGCGGAGCCCGGCCACCGACGGCGCCTCGATGGCGGACGGGCCGGCCCCGATGGACGGAGACCCCGCCTTCACGCCCGACAACTACACCTGGGGAGAGAACTCGTGACCGAGCACGGACGCCGACGCGGCATCGGGCGGGCTCTGCGCATGCTCACCGGTGTCGAGGAGGCCCTCCTCGACACGGTGCCGAGCGAACGCGCGCGCTACACGGCGATGGGCGGCGTGGTCCTCGGGACCGCGCTCATGGCCATGTTCTCCATGACCGTGGCGCTGTACTGCGTCTTCGACGGCTTTCAGCCCGCCATCCTGCTGTTCGTACCGGTGTGGGGGGCGTTCATCCTCTTCCTCGACCGGTGGCTGATGTCGAGCATCGCGGGGCCCCGCCTCGGAGAGCGTTTTCGCAAGCTGCTGCCCCGGCTGATGCTCGCCGTCGTCTTCGGTGTGATCATCGCCGAGCCGTTGCTGCTCGGGGTCTTCCACACCGCCATCAAAGAGCGGATCAAGCACGATCGCAGCGACGCGGTCCTGCAGCGCGAGAGCGACCTCAGGCAGTGCAACCCGCTGCCAGGCGCCACGAAGGAGGAACTCCAGAAGGCCGACGAAGCGAAGTGCGACAAGCTGAAGCTCTCCGTCGCCGCCAGCTTCCAGGCCAAGGAGAAGGAGCTCGCTGAGCTACAGGCTCAGGCCACGGAGCTCAAGAAGGACACCGACGCCGACGACGCCGAGTACGCCCGCCTGGAGGCACTGGCCCGTAAGGAGTGCAACGGCACAGATGATCCGGAGACCACCGGCGATTTCGGAGAGGGGCCGAACTGTCGCCGGCTGCGCGGCGAGGCCGACCAGTTCCGGCGGGACCAGCGGATGGACGCCAACCACCGCAAGCTCACCGACCTCAACAACCGGATCGTCACGCTGACCGAGGAGCTCGCCACGGAGCGCGCGGACACCGGGCGGCTCATCACCGACCGGATCGACAAGGAGAAGAATGCCTACCGGTCCGAGCAGAAGGGCATCGGCCTGCTGGAGCGCCTCGCCGCCCTGCGCGACCTGGTCGAGGAGAAGAGCCAGGTACGCGCCGCCGAGTGGGGCCTGCGGCTGTTCTTCATCGCGGTGGACGCCCTGCCGGTGCTGCTGAAGTTCCTCAACGGCTTCAGCGCCTACGACCACGTCGTCACCGACCGGTTGACCGGACAGCGTCGAGCCCAGCGGGTGGCCAGCGAAACCGAGCGCCGACGCCTGGTCATCCAGGAAGAGCTGGCCCGGCACCAGATGAACGCCGAGCACGCGGCCGCCCTCGACAAGGTGGAGTTCGACGCCCGGATGCGGCACGTCGACGTCGAACTCCTCCGCGAACAGGCCACCGACTCACGCGCCGAATACCTGCTCCACGACGCGCCGACGATGCCCCTACCCGTACCACCGGGCGACCCGGCACTGGACATCGACCCCGACGGGGGGCGGCACCGGTGAGCGTAGCTGTCGCAGAACGCAAGAAATACCCGATCTACATCGTCCTCGACGTCTCGGACTCGATGCGCCGCGGCACGGCCGGCGCCCGGCCCCCGCTGGACGAGTTCACCGAGATGATCCCGGACCTCATCATGTCGCTGGCCGAGTCCCGGGCGCTGGCGACGACGGCCTGGATCAGGGTGATCGCCTTCGGAGACCGCCCCGAACCGCTGTGCCGGATGACCTCGCTCGCCGGTCCCGTCCAGGTGGCCGGCCCACCGGACGCCGTCCAGACGGACTACGTCGGC
This genomic interval from Micromonospora sp. CCTCC AA 2012012 contains the following:
- a CDS encoding PASTA domain-containing protein, which translates into the protein MHQPPFLRGSVIVAGLVTTAMTLAACGGNDSEPVRTQGAPASTSGLPITPSQAAPEVPLSSAPPPTQAVTVLPNVTGKRLSEGEELLRANGFLAVRAVDASGEGRTILEKNNWVITRQDPAAGAEASAELTVTLTVRRPTDQEPPPVVRKGVVPRVVCHDLQDAQDALRDAGFYLLLPRDGLGQGRIPLVDRNWIVVGQSAPAGSTPEPTEKIELTVVKFGEPTGNSKCPS
- a CDS encoding 5'-methylthioadenosine/S-adenosylhomocysteine nucleosidase family protein, with product MPELSRAPSWAQCRTAARSVWSTEYAREAIDLVRPRGPLGIIRSRGPLPLMLYVAARDGRLVWNGPESLAILQPPGDIALPAVGGLRLGVLRRLARAWDITLFAVPPALMLVGAALAALWHVTTAGTGSRAAVLLLAVGAVAYLSVLLTCLVVTGLGWFYREFGRPTPPDERIAAELMPGQRWTLVFCHHVDDRRPRLLLELARQQLADLLRSDVEEYGRDVGTEIPLLNVTETLVCLQQGVTTQSMRDVVDAWTEQDRIFGANAGVTVKMAGYPAARPPNRLVDRGGFLFWYLAGEAVVVTVAARLVADQERAACAAPCTTHPVDYGRALHWLGSRLFFTDPYGLTPATHQAWTLGLLTSLMSLMGVFVTITAAQQYLRVRRTLQQRIERKIAMANRRTRTLIIVATDEENQAVCEAAREVTGCQPELDFLPHQTVQRLGTISRTELMLVQVRPGSVGPGSAAISAAALVSQLEPHFLILTGICYGLRPDRHEFGDILVCDQLRAIDHRKEAEPAGHRPGTPFGSGAEAAAALAETPAPAGSRTVLIRGDAVTPSTTLLSRFRAVAQTWTSGGRVHFGPMLSASTLVSARSLRDELHEQQPEALGGEMEGAGVYAAAAHAKVDWILVKAICDWGFEKGDDFHERAARNAARFVVRVAEERGFDLAPPRGSI
- a CDS encoding DUF4407 domain-containing protein; translated protein: MTEHGRRRGIGRALRMLTGVEEALLDTVPSERARYTAMGGVVLGTALMAMFSMTVALYCVFDGFQPAILLFVPVWGAFILFLDRWLMSSIAGPRLGERFRKLLPRLMLAVVFGVIIAEPLLLGVFHTAIKERIKHDRSDAVLQRESDLRQCNPLPGATKEELQKADEAKCDKLKLSVAASFQAKEKELAELQAQATELKKDTDADDAEYARLEALARKECNGTDDPETTGDFGEGPNCRRLRGEADQFRRDQRMDANHRKLTDLNNRIVTLTEELATERADTGRLITDRIDKEKNAYRSEQKGIGLLERLAALRDLVEEKSQVRAAEWGLRLFFIAVDALPVLLKFLNGFSAYDHVVTDRLTGQRRAQRVASETERRRLVIQEELARHQMNAEHAAALDKVEFDARMRHVDVELLREQATDSRAEYLLHDAPTMPLPVPPGDPALDIDPDGGRHR